The nucleotide sequence CCTTCCATCTCTCACTTTTGTAAATCTTTGGGGGTTTCTTGTAATTAGCACAGTTCAGACCCACCAAGAAGAAAGGCCCCAGGTTGTCACCCTTCGTACCTTGAAGGACGTTTCCTGATGCTAACATACTCTCAGGCCTTCCATGGAATTCCACCAAGGCTGGGGGTAAAATTTATGCTGCTGTCTCCTTGTCCTACACCCAACCACAACCAGTACAAAACTCCTGCCCCGAGATAAACCACGCCAACGCCAGGTCCACAGTCGTCTCCCTTGACCTACCCACTCCTCGTCCTCTGCTCCAGCCCCCTGCTCTCGGGTCTCCACTGCAGCCCCCTCTGAAGACTTTCGGGCCATGATGTTGTCTGTCCAGGACACCCCTGTCTTTCCATCACCAGCGAAATTACACTTGGTCACTGTTCCAGCCTCAAGTTTGGCTAATGAatctgaaagaaaggaagaagttgaATGGCCTCCCTCCCTGTGGCAGAAACACAGGGGGGGCTGGCCCATTCTGCTGGCATCCTCTACGTCTGAGTAAAGCCATTGTTCTCTTCCGGTCTAGGCGTGCGCAAGGTGGCCCTAGGGGGGCACCCCCAAAACACTAGATAGGACAGGATCCCACAGGAACCATGGCATTGAGCGGCACCCCAGCATCCAGAGTGTCTAGGCTATTGGCCCCAGGGCACTTGTCCAGGgacttaggaataaatctcaaGGGGTCATGTCCTCATAGAAGCCAGACCTGGCCTCCTCCCATGAGCTCTAAGCAGGAGGGCTGGGGGAGCCTTGAACAGGAGGCCAGGACCCCCACAGGCCACATGGGAACATCAGGCCACAGTGGCGGCTGCACCACTCACCCAGGAAGGGGCCATCGCCTCGGGTTTTCAGCCGTACACTGGCCCCCAGCTCGAGCTCCATCGCCTCCATCTCTGACTCAGGCATCCAGAACGCCACCGTCTGGTCGGGCGTGAGGCTCTCTGTCAGCGCCAGCAGCTCTGGCTTATTCACCAGCTCCTTCAGCGACTCGGGCGTGAGTCTGTCGCTGTCCCCCTGGGCTTCCACCTCTGCAGACACACAGCACAAGAGGGCTGTTACCACCGTAATAAGCACTTAGGGAGGGCCTTCTAGGAACCAGGCGAGGGCTGAGGGTTTCACATGCTCACAAGCACCTGGGGGTGGGACTCTGAGGGCTCGTCCTGCCAGTGctcttcaaggagctcacagcagAGGACTTACgggcatgggctctggagccaggccgcctGGCGCAAACCTGCTTAGAAGCaatgtgacctcaggcaggttacttaacctctctgtgtctgacAAATAAGGATAAAATGGTACCCACCTGACAGGACTGACATGAGGCGTCAATGAAATAATGCACGTAAAGCACTCAGCACAGCACTGGCAAATGGTCGACCCTCAGTGAGtgttaatgtttttatttctgttttacagataagaaaatcaaggcttagagaggttaagtaagttgcccaaggtcacacagctagtcagtggaGGAGGCAGGATTCGAACCCTCCACACAATTCTGCGTTCCCACTGAGACCCCAGTGACCAGGCAAGGTTCTCTCCAGGCTCTCAGGGTCTTCCTGGCTGGGGCAGGGTCTGCTGGACCCAGCAGCAAACTTTGGTCCTCATCTTCTCTCTGTCCTGCTCATCCTGGCCCTGACAGAgccctgaggctcagggagggttCCAATAGCCTCTCCTTCCTACCCTGAAAGTCCCCTATCTGCATATTCAGGTGGGGGCAGGGCGGTCCCAGACTAGAAGCG is from Diceros bicornis minor isolate mBicDic1 chromosome 5, mDicBic1.mat.cur, whole genome shotgun sequence and encodes:
- the ARPIN gene encoding arpin, which encodes MSRIYHDGALGNKAVRSARLPGAWNPAAHQGGNGLLLEGELVDVSRHSILDAHGRKERYYVLYIRPSRIHRRKFDPKGNEIEPNFSATRKVNTGFLMSSYKVEAQGDSDRLTPESLKELVNKPELLALTESLTPDQTVAFWMPESEMEAMELELGASVRLKTRGDGPFLDSLAKLEAGTVTKCNFAGDGKTGVSWTDNIMARKSSEGAAVETREQGAGAEDEEWDD